One Canis lupus dingo isolate Sandy chromosome 3, ASM325472v2, whole genome shotgun sequence DNA window includes the following coding sequences:
- the LOC112653670 gene encoding proteasome maturation protein-like: MNARGLGSQLKDSIPVTELSISGPFEQHDLLRKGLPCVKNELLPSHPPELSEKNFQFNQDKMNFSTLRNIQSLFAPLKLQMEFKAVQQVQRLPFLPSSNLSLDILRGNDETIGFEDILNDPSQSELMREPHLMVEYKLGLL; this comes from the coding sequence ATGAATGCCAGAGGACTTGGATCTCAGCTGAAGGACAGTATTCCAGTTACTGAACTTTCAATAAGTGGACCTTTTGAACAGCATGATCTTCTTCGAAAAGGTCTGCCTTGTGTGAAAAACGAACTTTTGCCCAGTCATCCTCctgaattatcagaaaaaaatttccagttcaaccaagataaaatgaatttttctacaCTAAGAAACATCCAGAGTCTGTTTGCTCCACTAAAATTACAAATGGAATTCAAGGCAGTGCAGCAGGTTCAGCgtcttccatttcttccaagCTCAAACCTTTCATTGGATATTTTAAGGGGTAATGATGAGACTATTGGATTTGAAGATATTCTTAATGACCCGTCACAAAGTGAACTAATGAGAGAACCACACTTGATGGTGGAATATAAACTCGGTTTACTGTAA